The following coding sequences are from one Larus michahellis unplaced genomic scaffold, bLarMic1.1 SCAFFOLD_570, whole genome shotgun sequence window:
- the ZNF740 gene encoding zinc finger protein 740 isoform X2 yields the protein MAQASLLACEGLSGVCLVPTAASKKMMPKPSGKQGESRERGSSPDVLALRQDGEKSRGRKEEESAEASQPKKSIKKRRKRVAGAEGPSRSSRRGSRLGSQMVVIKQNGSFQLHIPKNFICEHCFGAFRSSYHLKRHLLIHTGEKPFECDVCDMRFIQKYHLERHKRVHSGEKPYQCERCMQSFSRTDRLLRHKRMCQGCQTKTPDAQLLL from the exons aTGGCTCAG GCGAGTCTCCTGGCCTGCGAGGGCCTCTCCGGCGTCTGCCTGGTCCCCACCGCCGCCAGCAAGAAGATGATGCCGAAACCCAGCGGGAAACAGGGCGAGAGCCGGGAGCGGGGCAGCAGCCCCGACGTGCtg gcGCTGCGTCAGGACGGGGAGAAATCCCGCGGCCGCAAGGAGGAGGAATCGGCCGAGGCCTCGCAGCCCAAGAAATCCATTAAAAAG CGCCGCAAGCGGGTGGCCGGCGCCGAGGGACCCAGTCGCTCCTCCCGGAGAGGATCCCGCCTCGGCAGCCAG ATGGTGGTGATCAAGCAGAACGGCTCCTTCCAGCTCCACATCCCCAAAAACTTCATCTGCGAGCACTGCTTCGGCGCCTTCCGCAGCAGCTACCACCTCAAGAGACACCTCCTCATCCACACCG gcgAGAAGCCCTTCGAGTGCGACGTCTGCGACATGCGCTTCATCCAGAAATACCACCTGGAGCGTCACAAGCGCGTCCACAGCGGGGAGAAACCCTACCAGTGCGAGCGCTGCATGCAG agcttCTCCAGGACAGACCGGCTGCTGCGACACAAGCGGATGTGCCAAGGTTGCCAAACCAAGACCCCCGACGCGCAGCTGCTGCTGTAG
- the ZNF740 gene encoding zinc finger protein 740 isoform X1 has protein sequence MSAKWRASLLACEGLSGVCLVPTAASKKMMPKPSGKQGESRERGSSPDVLALRQDGEKSRGRKEEESAEASQPKKSIKKRRKRVAGAEGPSRSSRRGSRLGSQMVVIKQNGSFQLHIPKNFICEHCFGAFRSSYHLKRHLLIHTGEKPFECDVCDMRFIQKYHLERHKRVHSGEKPYQCERCMQSFSRTDRLLRHKRMCQGCQTKTPDAQLLL, from the exons ATGTCGGCAAAGTGGAGG GCGAGTCTCCTGGCCTGCGAGGGCCTCTCCGGCGTCTGCCTGGTCCCCACCGCCGCCAGCAAGAAGATGATGCCGAAACCCAGCGGGAAACAGGGCGAGAGCCGGGAGCGGGGCAGCAGCCCCGACGTGCtg gcGCTGCGTCAGGACGGGGAGAAATCCCGCGGCCGCAAGGAGGAGGAATCGGCCGAGGCCTCGCAGCCCAAGAAATCCATTAAAAAG CGCCGCAAGCGGGTGGCCGGCGCCGAGGGACCCAGTCGCTCCTCCCGGAGAGGATCCCGCCTCGGCAGCCAG ATGGTGGTGATCAAGCAGAACGGCTCCTTCCAGCTCCACATCCCCAAAAACTTCATCTGCGAGCACTGCTTCGGCGCCTTCCGCAGCAGCTACCACCTCAAGAGACACCTCCTCATCCACACCG gcgAGAAGCCCTTCGAGTGCGACGTCTGCGACATGCGCTTCATCCAGAAATACCACCTGGAGCGTCACAAGCGCGTCCACAGCGGGGAGAAACCCTACCAGTGCGAGCGCTGCATGCAG agcttCTCCAGGACAGACCGGCTGCTGCGACACAAGCGGATGTGCCAAGGTTGCCAAACCAAGACCCCCGACGCGCAGCTGCTGCTGTAG
- the ZNF740 gene encoding zinc finger protein 740 isoform X3, producing the protein MSAKWRASLLACEGLSGVCLVPTAASKKMMPKPSGKQGESRERGSSPDVLALRQDGEKSRGRKEEESAEASQPKKSIKKMVVIKQNGSFQLHIPKNFICEHCFGAFRSSYHLKRHLLIHTGEKPFECDVCDMRFIQKYHLERHKRVHSGEKPYQCERCMQSFSRTDRLLRHKRMCQGCQTKTPDAQLLL; encoded by the exons ATGTCGGCAAAGTGGAGG GCGAGTCTCCTGGCCTGCGAGGGCCTCTCCGGCGTCTGCCTGGTCCCCACCGCCGCCAGCAAGAAGATGATGCCGAAACCCAGCGGGAAACAGGGCGAGAGCCGGGAGCGGGGCAGCAGCCCCGACGTGCtg gcGCTGCGTCAGGACGGGGAGAAATCCCGCGGCCGCAAGGAGGAGGAATCGGCCGAGGCCTCGCAGCCCAAGAAATCCATTAAAAAG ATGGTGGTGATCAAGCAGAACGGCTCCTTCCAGCTCCACATCCCCAAAAACTTCATCTGCGAGCACTGCTTCGGCGCCTTCCGCAGCAGCTACCACCTCAAGAGACACCTCCTCATCCACACCG gcgAGAAGCCCTTCGAGTGCGACGTCTGCGACATGCGCTTCATCCAGAAATACCACCTGGAGCGTCACAAGCGCGTCCACAGCGGGGAGAAACCCTACCAGTGCGAGCGCTGCATGCAG agcttCTCCAGGACAGACCGGCTGCTGCGACACAAGCGGATGTGCCAAGGTTGCCAAACCAAGACCCCCGACGCGCAGCTGCTGCTGTAG